One part of the Cellulosilyticum sp. I15G10I2 genome encodes these proteins:
- a CDS encoding response regulator, producing MYRVIIADDEEYVRELLPKWINKADIGMEVVGTAENGEQALDLVETLSPDILITDICMPLVGGLDLIKAIQEADNSIKTVIISGYDDFTYAKTALGLGVTDYLLKPFLPDELYKVLDKIKEELSHKEILLNNMQDMQSQLEDNLMYIQERFIKGIIENPSEQINVIEEAKKIRIDLQAKFYCVGVVRIQSNLGNERWNFKNQKMVEDFLIIIKDGYFENSLRHYAVSFKDSQLTIIFCGSHPSQQEFYDSIARGIEKINQSLKKYYDMRLICALGKVYFNWEEIASSYQQAFELLKGTLNHEGCIISWSDAGQVYAKKETRVYKKPEQLEKELILNIKMAYKDKAIECLGTILNYYESLNGGASEFINISLMELIFSISSMLEEADKNLHIWEDEPMKSYLANDISSRSLLDAKIVLEKYIGVCCEKFCSIAESQGDKIIYKVKVLIEHNLANEEFNLESASSQLFFSPHYIRQLFKQKTGEGFMEYLIRRRMEIAAKLLKDPQYKILDVALSTGYSNQRYFASCFKKYYGCTPTEYRSQES from the coding sequence ATGTATCGTGTAATCATTGCGGATGATGAGGAATATGTAAGAGAGCTTTTGCCAAAATGGATTAATAAAGCAGATATTGGCATGGAGGTCGTAGGAACAGCTGAAAATGGGGAGCAGGCCCTTGATTTAGTGGAAACATTAAGCCCAGACATTCTGATTACGGATATATGTATGCCGCTCGTTGGCGGGTTAGATTTAATTAAAGCTATTCAGGAAGCCGATAATTCAATTAAGACAGTGATTATCAGTGGATATGATGATTTTACGTATGCAAAGACTGCCTTAGGGTTAGGCGTAACAGATTACTTATTAAAACCTTTTCTGCCAGATGAACTCTATAAAGTGCTGGACAAAATAAAAGAAGAATTAAGTCATAAGGAAATCCTTTTAAATAATATGCAGGATATGCAAAGTCAGCTGGAAGATAATTTGATGTATATTCAGGAGCGTTTTATTAAGGGTATTATCGAGAATCCTTCGGAACAAATAAATGTTATTGAAGAAGCAAAGAAAATTAGAATTGATCTTCAGGCGAAATTTTATTGTGTGGGAGTTGTAAGGATACAATCTAATCTTGGTAATGAACGATGGAACTTTAAAAATCAGAAGATGGTAGAGGACTTTCTTATTATCATCAAAGACGGTTATTTTGAAAACAGTCTCAGGCACTATGCTGTAAGCTTCAAAGATAGTCAGCTAACCATTATATTTTGCGGCAGTCACCCAAGTCAGCAGGAGTTTTATGATAGTATTGCAAGGGGGATTGAAAAGATTAATCAGAGCTTAAAAAAATACTATGATATGCGTTTGATTTGTGCCTTGGGAAAAGTGTATTTTAATTGGGAGGAGATTGCATCTTCGTATCAACAAGCTTTTGAACTTTTAAAAGGAACTTTAAACCATGAAGGCTGTATCATTTCTTGGTCAGATGCCGGGCAGGTTTACGCGAAAAAAGAAACTAGAGTTTATAAAAAACCAGAACAATTAGAAAAAGAACTTATTTTAAATATTAAGATGGCTTATAAAGATAAGGCTATTGAATGCTTAGGGACTATTTTGAACTATTACGAAAGCTTAAATGGAGGTGCTTCTGAATTTATAAATATTTCTCTAATGGAACTGATATTTTCCATTTCAAGTATGTTGGAGGAAGCAGATAAAAACTTGCATATTTGGGAAGATGAACCGATGAAAAGTTATTTGGCGAATGATATCTCTTCTAGAAGTTTATTAGATGCAAAAATTGTACTGGAGAAGTATATTGGTGTATGCTGTGAGAAATTTTGCAGTATAGCAGAAAGTCAGGGAGATAAAATTATCTATAAGGTAAAGGTTTTAATAGAGCATAATCTGGCAAATGAAGAGTTTAATCTGGAGTCAGCCTCATCACAACTATTTTTTAGTCCCCATTATATCAGACAATTATTTAAGCAAAAGACAGGTGAAGGCTTTATGGAATATTTAATCAGAAGAAGAATGGAAATAGCTGCTAAACTGTTAAAAGACCCTCAATATAAAATTTTAGATGTTGCGCTTAGCACAGGCTATAGCAATCAAAGGTATTTTGCGAGTTGTTTTAAAAAGTATTATGGGTGTACGCCTACTGAGTACAGGAGTCAGGAAAGTTAA
- a CDS encoding glycoside hydrolase family 130 protein — MGKMFPELKSSGVIKRYNGGDPILSKGDMPFEADCIFNAGVIKYQGKYIMAFRNDYDYNEEKQNFRKCMIGLAYSEDGKKWDVQEEPFLTAADLNDPEITRIYDPRLTVIEDKCYLCFAVDTKHGIRGGIAVTEDFKTIEILSMTAPDNRNMVLFSEKINGRYVRLERPFTVYSRGGIDRFDTWMSFSEDLRYWGDSKLLLAVEDIPFANDKIGPGAPPIKTEAGWLTLFHTVDIDRMRGKNGWEDCWQKRYCAGVMLLDLEDPSKIIGMSREPLLAPETKWEADEGFRTNVIFPGGMILEDNGEVKIYYGASDTVECLATATVEDLLALCKPV; from the coding sequence ATGGGAAAAATGTTTCCAGAATTAAAGTCAAGTGGAGTGATTAAGCGTTATAACGGGGGGGATCCTATTTTAAGTAAAGGTGATATGCCTTTTGAGGCGGATTGTATATTTAATGCTGGAGTTATCAAATATCAAGGGAAATACATCATGGCATTTCGTAATGATTATGATTACAATGAAGAAAAGCAAAACTTCAGAAAGTGTATGATTGGGCTTGCCTACAGTGAAGACGGAAAAAAATGGGATGTACAAGAAGAACCTTTTTTAACAGCGGCAGATTTAAATGATCCGGAGATAACAAGAATATATGATCCGCGTTTAACAGTTATAGAGGATAAGTGTTATTTATGTTTTGCAGTAGATACAAAGCATGGTATACGTGGAGGAATAGCTGTTACAGAAGATTTTAAAACAATCGAGATTTTATCAATGACAGCCCCCGATAATCGTAACATGGTTTTATTTTCTGAGAAGATTAACGGCAGATATGTAAGGCTAGAAAGACCTTTTACGGTTTACTCAAGAGGAGGAATAGATCGTTTTGATACTTGGATGTCTTTTTCTGAGGACCTTCGTTATTGGGGAGATTCAAAACTATTACTTGCAGTAGAAGATATTCCGTTTGCCAATGATAAAATAGGGCCGGGTGCACCGCCTATTAAGACAGAAGCGGGGTGGCTGACTTTATTCCATACGGTAGATATAGACAGAATGCGTGGTAAGAATGGATGGGAAGATTGTTGGCAAAAACGTTATTGTGCAGGGGTTATGCTGCTGGATTTAGAAGATCCATCAAAAATTATTGGGATGTCTCGTGAACCTTTACTGGCTCCAGAAACGAAGTGGGAAGCGGATGAAGGCTTCCGTACAAATGTTATCTTCCCAGGAGGTATGATTTTAGAAGATAACGGTGAAGTAAAGATTTATTACGGAGCATCGGATACTGTAGAGTGTTTGGCTACAGCTACAGTAGAAGATTTACTTGCTCTTTGTAAGCCGGTTTAA
- a CDS encoding LacI family DNA-binding transcriptional regulator, which yields MTIYDIAKLSGVSYATVSRVINNRDGVKKETREKVQKVLDEYGYLPNSFARGLVRSEMKIIGINVIDVRNIHHINTAFYIEQEFARLGYTSIICGCGMDNTKQEEYIRVMAERNVDGLVLIGSRFQNETTKNCIKKYFNEKPVVIANGYLDLDNICGIVLDERKAVSDTVNYLVSKGHRNIAFVNDYISYSSQEKQGGFIDGITNNDIGFNEKNIRHIKTDMNISEIETEKFLKMNKDITAIIYSEDIMAVGGVKACNKLSLNIPKDISIVGFNNSIYSDISTPRISSIDNKIHDMGEKCTNALYAMLMGEKVEPIIKLVPEFVVKESTN from the coding sequence ATGACTATTTATGATATAGCAAAATTATCAGGTGTGTCCTATGCTACTGTTTCTAGAGTTATTAACAATAGAGATGGGGTTAAGAAGGAGACGAGAGAAAAAGTTCAAAAAGTATTAGATGAATATGGTTATCTACCTAATAGTTTTGCAAGGGGGCTTGTGCGAAGCGAAATGAAGATAATTGGTATTAATGTTATTGATGTAAGAAATATTCATCATATTAATACTGCCTTTTATATTGAGCAGGAGTTTGCAAGACTTGGTTATACAAGTATTATTTGCGGCTGTGGGATGGATAATACAAAACAAGAAGAATATATAAGAGTTATGGCGGAGCGAAATGTTGATGGGCTTGTACTTATAGGTTCAAGGTTTCAAAATGAAACGACTAAAAATTGCATTAAAAAGTATTTTAACGAAAAGCCAGTAGTTATCGCTAATGGCTATTTAGATCTTGATAATATATGTGGAATTGTTCTTGATGAGAGAAAAGCTGTATCAGATACAGTTAATTATCTTGTTAGTAAAGGACATAGAAACATTGCATTTGTAAACGATTATATTAGTTACAGCAGTCAGGAAAAGCAAGGTGGATTTATTGATGGAATCACCAATAATGATATTGGATTTAATGAGAAAAATATAAGACATATTAAGACGGACATGAATATCAGTGAAATAGAGACTGAAAAGTTTCTGAAGATGAATAAGGATATAACAGCTATTATTTATAGTGAGGATATTATGGCCGTTGGAGGCGTAAAAGCTTGTAATAAGCTTAGTCTTAATATCCCTAAAGACATCAGCATCGTTGGTTTTAATAACTCTATTTATTCAGATATATCTACACCTAGAATATCAAGTATTGATAATAAAATTCATGATATGGGAGAAAAATGTACCAATGCACTTTATGCTATGTTGATGGGAGAAAAAGTAGAGCCCATCATTAAACTTGTACCGGAGTTTGTAGTTAAAGAGTCTACCAATTAG
- a CDS encoding YhcH/YjgK/YiaL family protein, with translation MIYSSIHSTFDIQKYPKVIKDAVEFFKKTDFKEFEEGEYEIAGKDIFFQVKDIMTLPVSQTRAEIHRKYIDVQFLYRGKESIGVVDDTGLNEVDEDFLEERDILFYKNVPDETFITMNEGDFCVFFPSDVHRPACERNGKSMIRKIVYKIHVNLLQ, from the coding sequence ATGATTTATTCATCTATCCATTCCACCTTCGACATACAAAAGTATCCTAAGGTGATTAAAGACGCTGTAGAGTTTTTTAAAAAGACTGATTTTAAGGAGTTTGAAGAAGGAGAATATGAGATTGCCGGAAAGGATATATTCTTTCAAGTAAAAGACATCATGACACTGCCAGTGAGTCAGACGAGGGCAGAGATACATCGCAAATATATAGATGTACAATTTCTTTATAGAGGCAAAGAATCTATAGGTGTTGTTGATGATACGGGTTTAAATGAGGTTGATGAAGATTTTTTAGAAGAAAGAGATATTCTTTTTTATAAAAATGTACCTGATGAGACGTTTATAACGATGAATGAGGGAGACTTTTGTGTCTTTTTTCCTAGCGATGTACACAGACCAGCATGTGAAAGAAATGGCAAGTCAATGATTCGAAAAATCGTATACAAGATTCATGTTAATTTACTTCAGTAA
- a CDS encoding Gfo/Idh/MocA family protein, giving the protein MKNVNWGMIGCGQVTEVKSGPGLYKSNHSRLVGVYDAKYEQAVGYAKRHGVKKAYHTVEELLSESDIDIVYIATPPIFHKQYAIACLKAGKIPYVEKPVAMTYEECLEIKSLSEELNIPVYVAFYRRGMEKFIKIKELLDHKEIGNVRYVYVTQIMKVEESELDKSNLPWRVKPNISGGGKFLDMGVHVLDCLTFYFGQIETMTGLVENKGGYYEADDTVMATFKFENGIVGSGTWCYVADQEINEVQIVGDRGRIVYDGLSAKSFKLVKDGREKVYTFEEPEHVAMPYQQAVVNELIGKEKSFANFEEAINVVRMTDMLLKDYYRKED; this is encoded by the coding sequence ATGAAAAATGTTAATTGGGGAATGATAGGATGCGGGCAAGTCACTGAGGTGAAGAGCGGTCCGGGATTATACAAGTCTAATCATTCGCGCTTAGTTGGAGTTTACGATGCAAAATATGAGCAGGCTGTCGGTTATGCAAAAAGGCATGGCGTCAAAAAAGCTTATCATACAGTAGAAGAACTTTTAAGTGAGAGTGATATTGATATTGTATATATTGCTACACCACCTATTTTTCATAAACAATATGCCATAGCGTGTCTTAAGGCGGGAAAAATACCTTATGTAGAGAAACCAGTGGCTATGACCTATGAAGAATGTCTTGAGATTAAAAGCTTGTCGGAGGAACTTAACATACCGGTTTATGTAGCTTTCTATAGAAGGGGTATGGAGAAATTTATAAAAATTAAAGAGCTTCTAGATCATAAAGAAATAGGAAATGTAAGATATGTTTATGTCACTCAAATTATGAAGGTAGAAGAGAGTGAACTAGATAAAAGCAACTTGCCTTGGCGTGTTAAGCCAAACATATCAGGCGGCGGCAAGTTTTTGGATATGGGTGTGCACGTGCTTGACTGCCTGACCTTCTACTTTGGGCAGATAGAGACTATGACGGGTTTAGTAGAAAACAAAGGGGGGTATTATGAGGCAGATGATACAGTCATGGCAACCTTTAAGTTTGAAAATGGTATTGTAGGTTCTGGAACTTGGTGTTATGTTGCAGATCAGGAGATCAATGAAGTACAGATTGTTGGAGACCGGGGCAGAATAGTTTATGATGGTTTATCTGCGAAGTCGTTTAAACTTGTTAAAGATGGCAGGGAGAAGGTCTATACATTTGAGGAACCTGAACATGTGGCAATGCCTTATCAACAAGCTGTTGTCAATGAGCTCATTGGAAAAGAAAAAAGTTTTGCAAATTTTGAAGAAGCTATTAACGTAGTTAGGATGACGGATATGCTGCTCAAAGACTATTATAGAAAAGAGGACTAA
- the yiaK gene encoding 3-dehydro-L-gulonate 2-dehydrogenase yields the protein MLRIKYEDMVKTFETILLKKGFKPETARKSGELFAQNSLDGIYSHGVNRFPRVISYIDKGYIKVDAEPTVEASVGGFERWNGNLAMGNTNADSAMNRAIELAKTYGIGIVALGNTNHWMRGGAYGWQAANAGMIGMCWTNTMPNMPAWGTKDRNIGNNPFIMAIPRSNNEHVVVDCAMAQFSYGKIEECKIKGQQLPVVGGFDSKGNATTDPVEIEKTWRVLPIGFWKGSGLSIALDLIAAVLTGANSTTAIGKKCEDEYGLSQVLIAIDPTHMSSVDVTDSIINEVIEDIKTSQKSDENGKIFYPGEMEIKTRKDNLENGIPVVEEIWNTILAM from the coding sequence ATGTTAAGAATTAAATATGAGGACATGGTTAAGACATTTGAAACAATTCTGCTTAAAAAGGGATTTAAGCCTGAGACTGCAAGAAAAAGTGGTGAGCTTTTTGCACAGAACAGCTTAGATGGGATTTATTCTCATGGTGTTAATAGGTTCCCAAGGGTTATCTCATACATTGACAAAGGCTATATTAAAGTTGATGCTGAACCTACTGTGGAGGCATCTGTAGGCGGCTTTGAAAGATGGAATGGCAATCTTGCAATGGGTAATACAAATGCAGATAGTGCTATGAACCGTGCGATTGAACTTGCAAAAACATATGGCATTGGTATTGTAGCACTGGGAAATACAAACCACTGGATGCGCGGAGGCGCTTATGGCTGGCAGGCAGCAAATGCGGGCATGATCGGTATGTGTTGGACCAATACAATGCCAAATATGCCGGCTTGGGGCACTAAAGATAGAAATATTGGAAACAACCCATTTATAATGGCGATACCAAGAAGCAATAATGAACACGTTGTTGTGGATTGCGCCATGGCTCAATTTTCATATGGAAAAATAGAAGAGTGTAAGATTAAAGGGCAACAGTTACCTGTTGTTGGTGGATTTGATTCTAAGGGGAATGCAACCACTGACCCTGTAGAAATCGAAAAAACCTGGAGAGTCTTGCCGATAGGTTTTTGGAAGGGTTCGGGATTATCCATTGCACTTGACCTTATTGCAGCAGTTTTAACAGGCGCTAATTCAACAACAGCTATCGGAAAAAAATGTGAAGATGAGTATGGTTTATCACAAGTTTTAATAGCGATAGACCCAACACATATGAGCAGCGTTGATGTAACAGACAGTATTATTAATGAAGTCATTGAAGATATAAAAACTTCCCAAAAGTCAGATGAAAATGGAAAAATATTCTATCCTGGGGAAATGGAAATTAAAACGCGAAAAGATAATTTGGAAAATGGTATCCCTGTAGTAGAAGAAATATGGAATACAATACTTGCGATGTAG
- a CDS encoding TRAP transporter substrate-binding protein: protein MKKLLCMIGALALTFSMAGCAAKPEAAKSESKTETTAPAASEAPAEVIKLRVAHNQTSLDNPYQYGLTKFAEELEKLSGGTMVAEVYPGTLGTNESELAMKLTTDSVDMVVASPGFMASTGVKEFDLLSLLYLFDSFEHWESTIDGEFGDTMKSLISEKTDNEFKVVGYYSSGVRNYYGKKPITVPADAAGLNIRLQASPVQQQFWQAAGANPVSVGWQELYQALSTGTTDAAENDHTNMMLQEHHKTPNGKYTSLTAHDYTTRLLLMNGRKFDGFTEEQQGWILEASKASVAEERAVTYKMLEESKEKIVADGGVINEVDLETFRTLAMPIQDAYAKENGLEDLLALTRK, encoded by the coding sequence ATGAAAAAATTATTATGTATGATAGGGGCATTAGCATTAACTTTTAGTATGGCAGGGTGTGCTGCAAAACCAGAGGCTGCAAAAAGTGAGAGTAAAACGGAGACCACAGCACCAGCCGCGTCAGAGGCGCCAGCGGAAGTTATTAAACTACGTGTAGCACACAATCAAACATCTCTTGATAACCCATACCAATATGGACTTACTAAATTTGCAGAAGAACTTGAAAAACTATCAGGTGGGACGATGGTTGCAGAAGTATACCCAGGAACACTTGGTACAAATGAATCTGAACTTGCTATGAAACTCACAACTGATTCGGTTGATATGGTTGTTGCTTCTCCAGGATTTATGGCAAGTACCGGTGTTAAAGAGTTTGATTTACTTTCACTACTCTATTTATTTGATAGTTTTGAACATTGGGAGTCAACTATTGATGGTGAATTTGGAGATACAATGAAATCACTGATTTCAGAGAAGACGGATAATGAGTTTAAGGTTGTTGGTTATTATTCATCTGGTGTAAGAAATTACTATGGTAAAAAACCAATTACAGTACCTGCTGATGCAGCTGGGCTTAATATTAGATTACAAGCATCTCCAGTTCAACAACAATTCTGGCAAGCAGCAGGAGCCAACCCAGTTAGTGTAGGCTGGCAGGAACTTTATCAAGCTCTAAGTACAGGGACGACAGATGCGGCAGAGAATGATCATACGAATATGATGCTTCAAGAGCATCATAAAACACCAAATGGTAAATATACTTCATTAACAGCACACGATTATACAACAAGATTACTTTTAATGAATGGCAGAAAGTTTGATGGTTTTACAGAAGAACAACAAGGTTGGATACTTGAAGCCAGCAAGGCATCTGTAGCTGAAGAAAGAGCTGTAACATATAAAATGCTTGAAGAATCAAAAGAAAAAATTGTTGCAGATGGTGGGGTTATAAACGAAGTTGATTTAGAGACTTTTAGAACACTTGCAATGCCGATCCAAGATGCTTATGCGAAAGAAAATGGACTAGAAGATTTGCTTGCACTTACAAGAAAATAA
- a CDS encoding TRAP transporter small permease, with the protein MDKLSRMIYKAELSLGVLFISIFFVTIVIQVVGRYTGVTVSWTGEVSSYSFIWAVFMGAGAMTYENKHFSFASLQEKLTGRKRELINIFISLVIMLYSSATLYYGIIIAKKFWNYRWISLPSIKMGYTWLCVPILGGTCTLFCINHLIKYFKNFSAGGIK; encoded by the coding sequence ATGGATAAGTTATCTAGAATGATATATAAAGCAGAGCTTTCTTTAGGTGTGCTATTTATCAGTATATTCTTTGTTACCATTGTTATTCAAGTGGTTGGTCGCTATACAGGTGTTACTGTAAGCTGGACCGGAGAAGTTAGTTCGTACTCTTTCATATGGGCGGTGTTTATGGGGGCGGGGGCTATGACTTATGAGAATAAGCATTTTTCCTTTGCATCTTTACAAGAGAAATTAACTGGCAGGAAAAGAGAACTTATTAATATATTTATTTCGCTCGTTATTATGCTATATTCTTCAGCGACTTTATATTATGGCATTATAATAGCTAAGAAATTTTGGAATTATAGATGGATTAGCTTGCCGAGTATCAAAATGGGTTATACATGGTTGTGTGTACCTATTTTAGGAGGAACATGTACACTATTTTGTATCAACCATCTTATAAAATATTTTAAAAATTTTAGTGCGGGAGGGATAAAATAA
- a CDS encoding TRAP transporter large permease has product MTQALLVILFTGLIVLGVPISYVIGMVAFIGILLIPQLSGIVVFMKMFTGLDSFVLLAVPLFILAANLMNHGSISKKLIDLSSALVGHIRGGLAHSNILVSMIFAGVSGSSQADTAGVGKILIPQMEENGYDKGTAVGVTAASSTLGSIIPPSITMVVYAGIANVSTSALFVAGIIPGVLLGLAMMLVVYFIGIKRGFPKNKRTPLKTTMRLFYKSAPALMTPVIIIGGIVTGAYTPTEAAAFACVYALIIGMFVYKTIKIKDLPEIIKETLKLSSLSLFALSTANALGELLGYYNVSTKASQFFAGMPGGAYTFIFVVVVFFLIIGTFMDAVPAMILFVPVILPAAITLGVDPVHLGLVIIITLALGLVTPPYGLCLLIAGTISDLSIEESFKGVLPYFLVAIAVLIFVAFFPNIIMGIPRFINPSIF; this is encoded by the coding sequence ATGACACAAGCATTATTGGTTATTTTATTCACAGGGCTGATTGTTCTCGGCGTACCTATATCTTATGTGATTGGTATGGTAGCGTTTATAGGTATTTTATTAATTCCACAGTTAAGTGGTATTGTGGTTTTTATGAAAATGTTCACAGGACTTGATTCTTTTGTCCTTTTGGCAGTACCTTTATTTATTCTTGCAGCTAACTTAATGAATCATGGATCTATATCCAAAAAACTTATTGACTTATCTAGTGCGCTGGTAGGACATATAAGAGGGGGTCTTGCACATTCAAATATTTTGGTATCTATGATTTTTGCCGGGGTATCAGGATCGTCACAAGCAGATACTGCTGGTGTTGGTAAAATACTCATACCTCAAATGGAAGAAAATGGATATGACAAGGGTACGGCGGTAGGTGTTACCGCAGCATCATCTACTTTAGGTAGCATTATTCCGCCAAGTATTACGATGGTTGTTTATGCTGGTATTGCCAATGTGTCTACAAGTGCACTTTTTGTGGCAGGAATTATTCCGGGTGTTCTCTTAGGTTTAGCTATGATGCTTGTTGTCTATTTTATTGGTATAAAAAGAGGTTTTCCGAAAAATAAGAGAACCCCGCTTAAGACGACAATGCGTTTATTTTATAAGAGTGCACCTGCACTTATGACACCAGTAATCATTATTGGAGGTATTGTAACGGGAGCCTATACACCTACTGAGGCAGCAGCTTTTGCCTGTGTATATGCGCTTATTATTGGAATGTTTGTCTATAAAACAATCAAGATAAAAGATCTTCCAGAAATTATAAAAGAAACACTTAAGCTTAGCTCTTTATCACTATTTGCTTTATCTACAGCTAATGCACTTGGAGAACTCTTGGGATATTATAATGTATCAACTAAAGCATCTCAGTTCTTCGCGGGTATGCCAGGGGGTGCCTACACCTTTATTTTTGTAGTTGTTGTATTTTTCTTGATCATTGGGACATTTATGGATGCTGTTCCTGCTATGATACTATTTGTACCTGTTATTCTGCCTGCGGCGATTACGCTTGGGGTTGATCCTGTGCATTTAGGGCTTGTGATCATTATAACATTAGCACTTGGACTCGTAACGCCGCCTTATGGGTTATGCCTTTTAATAGCGGGAACTATTTCAGATCTATCTATTGAAGAATCCTTTAAGGGTGTGCTGCCT